In Haloimpatiens massiliensis, the following are encoded in one genomic region:
- a CDS encoding bifunctional dihydroorotate dehydrogenase B NAD binding subunit/NADPH-dependent glutamate synthase, which translates to MFKIVEKKLLAPQIYLMKIHAPRVAKAAQPGQFIIVRMDEKGERIPLTICDYDVQAGTVTIVFQSIGCSTTRMAQYEEGDSFADFVGPLGQPSEYVHENLEELKEKKIVFIAGGVGTAPVYPQAKWLHERGVEVDVIIGAKSKDYMILEDEMKSVANVYPATDDGSYGYKGLVTNLLKDLVENQGKKYDLVIAIGPMIMMKFVCKLTEELGIRTIVSLNSIMVDGTGMCGACRVTVDGKTRFACVEGPEFDGHKVDFAEAMKRQGMYKSQECEKTEEFNQNCKLLDEKKVDRMKRTPVKEQDPKVRATNFDEVCLGYDEEDAVKEASRCLNCKNPLCRPKCPVSIDIPGFIQHVKNREFAEAAKVIAKYSALPAVCGRVCPQELQCEGKCVLGIKGEPVAIGKLERFVADWSREHNVDLSETAPKNGKKVAVIGSGPSGLTCAGDLAKMGYDVTIFEALHEAGGVLVYGIPEFRLPKEKVVKAEVENVKKLGVKIETDVIVGRTITIDQLFEEEDFQAVFIGSGAGLPKFMGISGENLNGVLSANEFLTRNNLMKAFKEGYDTPIRVGQKVAVVGGGNVAMDAARTALRLGAEVHVVYRRSESELPARVEEVHHAKEEGIIFDLLTNPVEIIGDENNWVQGMKCIKMELGEPDASGRRKPIEIPGSEFVMDVDTVIMSLGTAPNSLIPSTTKGLEINKRRCIVAEEETGATSREAVYAGGDAVTGAATVILAMGAGKNAAAAIDKYLSEK; encoded by the coding sequence ATGTTTAAGATAGTAGAGAAAAAATTATTAGCACCTCAAATTTATCTTATGAAGATACATGCACCAAGAGTTGCTAAAGCAGCACAGCCAGGACAATTTATAATCGTAAGAATGGATGAAAAGGGAGAAAGAATACCTCTTACTATTTGTGATTACGATGTACAAGCAGGAACTGTAACTATAGTATTCCAATCAATTGGTTGCTCAACTACAAGAATGGCTCAATACGAAGAAGGAGATAGCTTCGCAGATTTTGTAGGACCACTAGGTCAACCTTCAGAATACGTTCATGAAAATTTAGAAGAATTAAAAGAAAAGAAAATAGTATTTATAGCTGGCGGAGTTGGAACAGCTCCAGTTTATCCACAAGCTAAATGGTTACATGAGCGCGGAGTAGAAGTAGATGTAATCATAGGAGCTAAATCTAAGGATTATATGATCCTTGAAGATGAAATGAAATCAGTTGCAAATGTATATCCAGCAACAGATGATGGTTCTTATGGATATAAGGGATTAGTTACTAACTTACTAAAAGATCTAGTAGAAAATCAAGGTAAAAAGTACGATTTAGTTATAGCTATTGGACCTATGATAATGATGAAATTTGTATGTAAGTTAACTGAAGAATTAGGAATCAGAACAATAGTAAGCTTAAACTCTATAATGGTTGACGGAACAGGAATGTGTGGCGCATGTAGAGTTACTGTAGACGGAAAAACTAGATTTGCTTGTGTTGAAGGACCTGAATTTGATGGACATAAAGTTGATTTTGCAGAAGCAATGAAAAGACAAGGTATGTATAAATCACAAGAATGTGAAAAAACTGAAGAGTTTAATCAAAATTGTAAACTTCTAGATGAGAAAAAAGTAGATAGAATGAAAAGAACTCCAGTAAAGGAGCAAGATCCAAAAGTAAGAGCTACTAATTTTGACGAAGTATGTCTTGGATACGATGAAGAGGACGCAGTAAAAGAAGCATCAAGATGTTTAAACTGTAAGAATCCTCTATGTAGACCTAAATGTCCAGTTTCAATAGATATACCAGGATTTATTCAACATGTTAAAAATAGAGAATTTGCTGAAGCTGCAAAAGTTATAGCTAAATACAGTGCACTTCCAGCTGTTTGCGGAAGAGTTTGTCCTCAAGAATTACAATGTGAAGGAAAATGTGTTCTTGGAATTAAAGGTGAGCCTGTAGCTATAGGAAAACTTGAAAGATTTGTAGCAGATTGGTCAAGAGAGCACAATGTAGATTTATCAGAAACAGCTCCAAAGAATGGTAAAAAGGTAGCTGTAATAGGTAGTGGTCCTTCAGGATTAACATGTGCTGGAGATCTTGCTAAAATGGGCTATGACGTTACTATATTCGAAGCTTTACATGAAGCCGGTGGAGTTTTAGTATACGGAATTCCAGAATTCAGATTACCAAAAGAAAAAGTTGTTAAAGCTGAAGTTGAAAATGTTAAAAAACTAGGTGTTAAAATAGAAACAGACGTAATAGTAGGAAGAACTATTACTATAGATCAATTATTTGAAGAAGAAGACTTCCAAGCAGTATTTATAGGTTCAGGAGCAGGTCTTCCAAAATTCATGGGAATATCAGGAGAAAACTTAAATGGAGTTTTATCTGCTAATGAATTCCTAACAAGAAACAACTTAATGAAAGCTTTCAAAGAAGGATACGATACTCCAATTAGAGTTGGACAAAAAGTTGCAGTAGTAGGTGGCGGAAACGTTGCTATGGACGCAGCAAGAACAGCTTTAAGATTAGGAGCAGAAGTTCATGTAGTTTACAGAAGATCTGAATCAGAACTTCCAGCAAGAGTTGAAGAAGTTCATCACGCTAAAGAAGAAGGAATAATCTTTGACCTACTTACAAATCCAGTAGAAATAATTGGAGATGAAAATAACTGGGTTCAAGGAATGAAATGTATAAAGATGGAACTAGGTGAACCAGATGCATCAGGAAGAAGAAAACCGATAGAAATACCAGGATCTGAATTCGTGATGGATGTAGACACTGTAATAATGTCATTAGGTACAGCTCCAAACTCATTGATTCCTTCAACAACAAAAGGACTAGAAATTAATAAGAGAAGATGTATTGTTGCAGAAGAAGAAACTGGCGCTACTTCAAGAGAAGCAGTATATGCTGGTGGAGATGCTGTAACAGGTGCAGCTACAGTTATACTTGCTATGGGAGCAGGTAAAAATGCAGCAGCAGCTATAGATAAGTATTTAAGCGAAAAATAA
- a CDS encoding M42 family metallopeptidase, which produces MELSINKEYVLNTAKELLQFNSPSGFCFDIMKTIEERAEKFGYTFETNNKGCGIITVPGKSNDKVMGLSAHVDTLGAMVRSITSHGTLKFTLVGGPIVPSLDSEYCQIRTREGKTYTGTFLSTSPAIHVFADSSSKKRDPENMEIRIDEVVKSKEDVEKLGICAGDYIFIDPKTTITESGFIKSRFIDDKGSVACLMGLLELMSREKITPNYTTKIIISVYEEVGHGASNIPSDITEMMSVDMGCIGDDLNCTEYDVSICAKDSGGPYDYNMVTRLVELSKGNKLDYVVDIYPMYGSDVGAALRGGNNIRGALIGPGVHASHGMERTHYKAFENTIKLVYLYLTK; this is translated from the coding sequence ATGGAGTTATCAATTAATAAAGAATATGTTTTAAACACAGCAAAAGAATTACTTCAATTCAATAGTCCAAGTGGTTTCTGTTTTGATATAATGAAAACTATTGAGGAAAGAGCAGAGAAATTTGGTTATACTTTTGAAACTAATAATAAGGGTTGTGGAATCATTACTGTGCCAGGTAAGAGTAATGATAAAGTAATGGGTTTATCTGCCCATGTTGATACTTTAGGTGCTATGGTTAGATCTATTACTTCTCATGGTACATTGAAATTTACTTTAGTTGGCGGACCTATAGTTCCTTCATTAGATAGTGAATATTGCCAAATTAGAACTAGAGAGGGTAAAACATATACTGGTACATTTTTAAGTACAAGCCCTGCTATTCATGTTTTCGCTGATAGTAGTTCAAAAAAACGTGATCCAGAAAATATGGAAATAAGAATTGACGAAGTAGTTAAATCTAAGGAAGATGTAGAAAAGCTAGGAATCTGTGCAGGAGATTATATTTTTATAGATCCTAAAACTACAATAACAGAAAGTGGATTTATAAAATCTAGATTTATAGATGATAAAGGTAGTGTTGCTTGTTTAATGGGATTACTAGAATTAATGAGCAGAGAAAAAATTACTCCAAATTATACAACTAAAATAATTATTTCTGTATATGAAGAAGTTGGACATGGAGCATCTAATATACCTTCAGATATAACAGAAATGATGTCTGTAGACATGGGATGTATAGGTGACGACCTTAATTGTACAGAATATGATGTTTCTATATGTGCAAAGGATTCAGGTGGACCTTATGATTATAACATGGTAACTCGTTTAGTTGAACTAAGCAAAGGGAATAAACTTGACTATGTAGTAGATATTTATCCTATGTATGGTTCAGATGTAGGAGCAGCGCTTCGTGGTGGTAATAATATAAGAGGAGCTCTTATCGGACCAGGAGTTCATGCATCTCATGGTATGGAAAGAACTCACTACAAAGCTTTTGAAAATACAATTAAATTAGTATACTTATATTTAACTAAATAA
- a CDS encoding ADP-ribosylglycohydrolase family protein → MIGAISGDIIGSVFERKNIKSKEFQLFSHYSRFTDDTVLTIATMDSILNGKSFTKSYKEWFRKYPDVGFGGRFYTWGTSEDIKPYNSWGNGSAMRVSPIGYVYNSIEEVMLKAEESAEVTHNHIEGIKGAQAVATSIYLAKTGNGKEEIKKFIEKRFNYDLDESLYSIRKWYAFDVSCEGSVPQAIRAFLESKDYEDAIRNAVSIGGDSDTIACMTGGIAEAYYKKVPQYIISEVYGMLPEEMVNIVKNFYESAIPDGGKVL, encoded by the coding sequence GTGATTGGTGCAATATCAGGGGATATAATAGGTTCAGTTTTTGAAAGAAAGAATATAAAAAGCAAGGAATTTCAATTATTTAGTCATTATTCAAGATTTACTGATGATACAGTATTAACAATTGCAACTATGGATTCCATATTGAATGGTAAATCTTTTACTAAAAGTTATAAAGAATGGTTTAGAAAATATCCTGATGTAGGATTTGGAGGGAGATTCTACACATGGGGGACCTCAGAAGATATTAAACCATATAATAGCTGGGGAAATGGTTCAGCTATGAGGGTGAGTCCTATAGGTTATGTGTATAATTCTATTGAAGAGGTTATGTTAAAAGCAGAGGAAAGTGCAGAAGTGACCCATAATCATATAGAAGGAATTAAAGGAGCTCAAGCTGTAGCTACTTCTATATATCTAGCAAAAACAGGCAATGGAAAAGAGGAAATAAAAAAATTTATAGAGAAAAGATTTAATTATGATTTAGATGAAAGTTTATACAGCATAAGGAAATGGTATGCATTCGATGTTTCTTGTGAAGGTAGTGTTCCTCAAGCTATAAGAGCATTTTTAGAATCTAAGGATTACGAAGATGCTATAAGAAATGCAGTTTCAATTGGAGGAGATAGTGATACTATTGCGTGTATGACAGGGGGAATTGCAGAAGCTTACTACAAAAAAGTTCCACAATATATTATTAGTGAAGTATATGGGATGTTACCGGAGGAAATGGTTAATATAGTTAAAAATTTTTATGAATCTGCTATCCCAGATGGGGGAAAAGTGTTATAA
- a CDS encoding sigma-54-dependent Fis family transcriptional regulator: MNYTKQYDKDNINRIIQRSHIRSEEYGIEKERISPKKILKRHEISNNIRNNRGLLKIAAPFIKKIYEIVAGSGFLLILTDRDGCILNIIGDKDMLKAAKDMDMVIGAYMDEKSIGTNAMGTAISEDMAIQISAKEHFINAYHRWTCSAAPIHNEKGEIIGTLNLTGKSSEVHSHTLGLVVASVNSIENELNNRIINNKLVEAYNYMNTIMDAMTYGVIAVNNHGIIQNLNKFACRIFNVKEVECEDKPVSIILDNWNDILKKCHTKEVYKENDVIIRVGQKKERYSEDIHPIENESGELIGVVITIKEIQKVFNLVNKYSGMNARYTFDDLICEDKEMKRIIQFAKTISLSPSTVLIQGESGTGKEVLAQSIHNYSTRKEGPFVAINCGAIPKNLIESELFGYEEGSFTGGKKGGRPGKFELANGGTLFLDEIGEMPLDMQVNLLRVLQERCVTRVGGSRYIPIDVRIIVATNKELKKEIEKGTFRSDLYYRISVIPIEIPPLRERKVDLDILLKHFLKIKSFKLKRNIPIIDENLYRDIMSYSWPGNVRELENFVENIVNLGGNTSFNIKQETIIKQTQNDFVLDNLDYACSLEELERRAIIACMEKFKGNVSKSANTLGISRNTLYTKMKKYKIML, translated from the coding sequence ATGAATTATACAAAGCAATATGATAAAGATAATATAAATAGAATAATACAGCGTTCGCACATTAGAAGTGAAGAATATGGAATAGAAAAAGAAAGGATTAGCCCTAAAAAGATATTAAAGAGACATGAGATATCTAATAATATAAGAAATAACAGAGGGTTGCTAAAGATAGCTGCTCCTTTTATAAAGAAGATATATGAAATTGTGGCTGGTTCTGGCTTTTTATTAATATTGACAGACAGAGATGGATGTATACTAAACATAATAGGCGATAAGGATATGTTAAAAGCAGCTAAGGATATGGATATGGTTATAGGAGCTTATATGGATGAAAAGAGCATTGGAACTAATGCAATGGGTACAGCTATTAGTGAAGATATGGCTATTCAAATTTCTGCAAAGGAACACTTCATAAATGCTTATCATAGATGGACTTGTTCTGCAGCTCCCATTCACAATGAAAAAGGAGAAATTATTGGTACTTTAAATTTAACGGGGAAAAGCAGTGAAGTACATTCTCATACTCTTGGATTGGTTGTAGCATCGGTGAATTCCATAGAGAATGAGCTTAATAATAGAATTATAAATAATAAATTAGTAGAGGCATATAACTATATGAATACCATAATGGATGCTATGACTTATGGTGTAATAGCAGTAAATAATCATGGTATAATACAGAATTTAAATAAATTTGCTTGTAGAATATTTAATGTTAAAGAGGTAGAATGTGAAGATAAACCTGTAAGTATTATTTTAGATAATTGGAATGATATACTAAAAAAATGCCATACCAAAGAGGTATACAAAGAAAATGATGTAATTATAAGGGTTGGACAAAAGAAAGAGAGATATAGTGAAGATATACATCCAATTGAAAATGAAAGTGGTGAACTTATAGGAGTTGTAATAACTATAAAAGAAATTCAAAAGGTTTTTAATTTGGTTAATAAATACAGTGGAATGAACGCTAGATATACTTTTGATGATTTGATTTGTGAAGATAAAGAAATGAAAAGGATAATACAATTTGCCAAAACTATATCTTTAAGCCCATCTACAGTATTGATACAAGGGGAAAGTGGTACCGGAAAAGAGGTATTAGCGCAATCTATACATAACTACAGTACTAGAAAAGAAGGACCTTTTGTGGCTATAAATTGTGGTGCTATACCTAAAAATTTAATAGAAAGTGAATTATTTGGATATGAAGAGGGAAGTTTTACAGGAGGAAAAAAAGGGGGGAGACCTGGTAAATTTGAACTTGCCAATGGAGGAACTTTGTTTTTGGATGAAATAGGAGAGATGCCATTAGATATGCAAGTTAATCTTCTTAGAGTTCTTCAGGAGAGATGTGTAACCAGAGTAGGTGGCAGTAGGTATATACCTATAGATGTAAGAATAATAGTCGCTACCAATAAGGAATTGAAAAAGGAGATAGAAAAAGGAACTTTTAGAAGTGATCTTTACTATAGAATAAGTGTAATTCCTATTGAAATACCTCCTTTGAGAGAAAGGAAAGTAGATTTAGATATTTTACTTAAGCATTTCTTGAAAATTAAATCTTTTAAATTAAAAAGAAATATTCCTATTATAGATGAAAATTTATATAGAGACATAATGTCGTATAGTTGGCCGGGAAACGTTAGAGAACTAGAAAATTTTGTGGAAAATATAGTAAATTTAGGAGGAAACACATCATTTAACATAAAGCAAGAAACTATAATAAAACAAACACAAAATGACTTTGTGCTTGACAATTTAGATTATGCATGTTCGTTAGAAGAGTTAGAAAGAAGAGCTATAATAGCTTGTATGGAGAAATTTAAAGGCAATGTATCTAAATCAGCAAATACTTTAGGGATAAGTAGGAATACTTTATATACAAAGATGAAAAAATACAAAATAATGTTATAA
- a CDS encoding iron-containing alcohol dehydrogenase, with protein sequence MSRFTLPRDIYFGNGSLETLKTLKGKRAVVVVGGGSMKRFGFLDKVEAYLKEAGMEVKLIEGVEPDPSVETVMNGAAVMREFQPDWIVSIGGGSPIDAAKAMWIFYEYPEFTFEQAVVPFGLPELRQKAKFVAIPSTSGTATEVTAFSVITNYNEKIKYPLADFNLTPDVAIVDPDLAQTMPAKLVAHTGMDALTHAIEAYVATLRSSFSDPLAMEAIEMVKENLLKSYEGDNEARDEMHIAQCLAGMAFSNALLGITHSMAHKTGAVFHIPHGCANAIFLPYVIDFNKKACGERYAKIAKKLGLAGNTQDELIDSLTDMIREMNKKMNIPLTMKEYGVTEEDFKANLEFISENAVADACTSSNPRAISVDEMKKVFEATFYGNKVEF encoded by the coding sequence ATGAGTAGATTTACATTGCCAAGGGACATTTATTTCGGAAATGGTTCATTAGAAACACTAAAAACTTTAAAAGGAAAAAGAGCCGTTGTAGTTGTGGGCGGAGGCTCAATGAAGAGATTTGGATTTTTAGATAAAGTAGAAGCTTACCTAAAAGAAGCTGGAATGGAAGTAAAATTAATAGAAGGAGTAGAACCAGATCCATCTGTTGAAACAGTTATGAATGGTGCTGCAGTTATGAGAGAATTCCAGCCAGATTGGATAGTTTCTATAGGTGGAGGTTCTCCAATAGATGCAGCCAAAGCTATGTGGATATTCTACGAGTACCCAGAATTTACTTTTGAACAAGCAGTTGTTCCATTTGGATTACCTGAATTAAGACAAAAAGCTAAATTTGTAGCTATACCTTCAACTAGTGGAACTGCTACAGAAGTTACAGCTTTCTCAGTTATAACAAACTATAATGAAAAGATAAAATATCCTTTAGCAGACTTTAATTTAACACCGGATGTAGCTATAGTAGATCCAGATTTAGCTCAAACTATGCCAGCTAAGCTAGTAGCACATACTGGAATGGATGCTTTAACACATGCTATAGAAGCATATGTTGCTACATTAAGATCATCTTTCTCAGATCCATTAGCTATGGAAGCTATAGAAATGGTAAAGGAAAATTTATTAAAATCATATGAAGGTGACAATGAAGCAAGAGATGAAATGCACATTGCTCAATGTTTAGCAGGAATGGCCTTCTCTAATGCATTGCTTGGAATAACTCATAGTATGGCACATAAAACAGGAGCTGTATTCCATATACCACATGGATGTGCAAATGCTATATTCTTACCATATGTAATAGATTTTAATAAGAAGGCTTGTGGAGAAAGATATGCTAAAATAGCTAAGAAATTAGGCCTTGCTGGAAATACTCAAGATGAGTTAATAGATTCATTAACAGATATGATAAGAGAAATGAATAAGAAGATGAATATACCATTAACTATGAAAGAATATGGTGTAACTGAAGAAGACTTTAAAGCTAACTTAGAATTTATATCAGAAAATGCAGTTGCAGATGCTTGCACATCATCAAATCCAAGAGCTATATCAGTAGATGAGATGAAGAAAGTATTTGAAGCTACTTTCTACGGAAATAAAGTAGAGTTTTAG